In Hemibagrus wyckioides isolate EC202008001 linkage group LG12, SWU_Hwy_1.0, whole genome shotgun sequence, the genomic stretch CATTATTACAGACATGAACCACAATCTGCTGATGTTAATGAATTCCAGAAAAAGTTCAAATTAAATCTGAAGAAGAAGTTTCAGTGTTTAAATGGAGAGATGATAAACCTGGGAACCCAAAGACTCctgaatgagatctacacagagctctacatcacagagggagacagtggagacgtcaataatgaacatgaggtgagacagatcgAGGCAGCATCCAGGAGAACAACAACAAGAGAGGAAACACCAATCAAATGCAATGACATCTTTAAGCCTTTATCTGAACAAGACAAACCCATCAGAACTGTTCTGACAAAGACCTCATCTGAACAAGACAAACCCATCAGAACTGTTCTGACAAAGACCTCATCTGAACAAGATAAACCCATCAGAACTGTTCTGACAAAGATCTCATCTGAACAAGACAAACCCATCAGAACTGTTCTGACAAAGGGAGTCGCTGGCAtcggaaaaacagtctctgtacagaagttcattctggactggTCTGAAGGGAAAACAAATCAGGACGTCCACCTcatatttccacttcctttcagagagctgaatttgatgaaggaccagaaactgagtctgatggagctccttcatgtcttttttaaggaaacaaaagaaacagaaatgtccaaattgaaaaaggttctgttcatttttgacgGATTGGACGAGTGTCGTTTTCCTCTGGATttccagaacacagtgagagtgtgtgatgtaactgaatcagcatcagtgcaggagctgctgataaacctgatcaaagggaatctgcttccctctgctctcatcTGGATCACCTCCCGACCAGCAGCAGCTGATCAAATCCCCTCTGAGTGTGTGCATCGAGTCACAGAGATACGAGGGTTCAATGACCCACAGAaggaggagtatttcaggaagaggatcagagatcagagcctggccaataacatcatcacacacctgaagtcattaagaagcctctacatcatgtgccacatcccagtcttctgctggatttcagccactgttctagagaggatgttgggtgaagcagagactggagagatccccaagactctgactgaaatgtacacacacttcctcatcattcagacaaacatcataAGAGGAAAATACTCACAGAAGCaggagagtgatgaagaaatGCTTCTTAAACTGGGACAACTGGCTtttcagcagctgaagaaagggaacctgatcttctatgaggaagacctgagagagtgtggcattgatgtgagagaagcagcagtgtactcaggtgtgtgtacacagatcttcagagaggagtttgggctTCACCAGAGTAAAGTGTACTGCTTTGTTCATCTGACCATTCAGGAGCATCTTGCAGCTCTGTATGTGCACCAGACCTTCATGAAGAAAAAGATTAATGTTCTTAAACACAGTCAGGTTTTTAACACAATCTCAGATGTCCAGAAGTCTGCTGTAGATCAGGCCTTGGAAACTAAGACTGGACATCTGGACCTTTTCCTTCGCTTTcttctgggtctctcactggagtccaatcaGAAACTCTTACATGCCTTATCACAGAGAGGAAGTAGCTTCGACAGCAAAGAGGAAACGGTTCATTACATTAAGCAGATAATTAGAAGAAATCCTCCTGAagagaaatccatcaatctgttccactgtctgaatgaactggGTGATAATTCTCTAGTGGAGGAAATCCAACGCTACCTGAAAtctggaaaacaaagaaaactcTCTTCTTCACAGTggtctgctctggtgtttgtgttactgacctcAGAACAGGATCTGGAGGAATTTGACCTGAATAAATATAGTACAGAGAGGATAACAGATCTGGTTCTTCTGAAGGTGAAGCCTGTGATTGCAGCATCCAGAAAATCAGTGTAAGTAAATCTAACTATAACTGTTACTGTTAGaatgagagaaaaggaaagcaCTGGGACAAAATGTaacatatactgtgtatattttTAACCTAAACACGTAAGATACATGTCAaagcatataaataaattaagccAGCAAATTTCcattacataaaacaaaatgagcctttaaaaatatatcttcTCAgtaaaaatcatgcagatacatgtCAAGagattcagttaatgttcaaacATCAGTATGGGGAGAATTACTTATCTCTTTaactacagtgagggaaaaaattattttatcccctgctgattttgtacgtttgcccactgacaaagaaatgatcagtctgtaattttaatggtaggtgtatttgaacagtgagaggcagaataacaacaaaaaaatccagaaaaacgcatttcagaaaagttctacattgatttgcattttaatgagtgaaataagtatttgatcccctatcagtcagaaagatttctggctcccaggtgtcttttatacaggtaaggagctgagattacagtaggagcactctcggggagtgctcttaatctcagctcattaactgtatgaaagacacctgtccacagaaggaagcaatcaatcagattccaaactctccatcatggccaagaccaaagagctgtccatggatgtcagggacaagattgtagacctacacaaggctggaatgagctacaagtcCATCGCCAAggagcttggtgagaaggtgacaacagttggtgcgattattcccaaatggaagaaacacaaaaggactgtcgatcttcctcggtctggggctccatgcaagatctcacctcatggagtttcaatgatcatgagaacggcgaggaatcagcccagaattacactggaggattttgtcaatgatctcaaggcagctgggaccacagtcaccaagaaaacaattggtaacacacttcaccgtgaaagactgaaatccagtagcgcccgcaaggtccccctgctaaagaaagcacatgtacaggctcatctgaggtttgccagtgaacatctgaatgattcagaggagaactgggtgaaagtgttgtggtcaaataagaccaaaatccagctctttggcatcaactcaacttgccgtgtttggaggaggaggaatgccgcctatgactccaagaagaccatccccactgtcaaacatggaggtggaaacattatgttttgggggtgtttttctgctaaggggacaggacgaCCGCACCGCATCAGAGGGACAATGGATGgagccatgtaccatcaaatcttgagtgagaacctccttccctcagccagggcattgaaaatgggtcgtggatggatattccagcctgacaatgacccaaaacacatggccaaggcaacaaaggagtggttcaaaaagaagcacattaaggtcctgtggtggcctagccagtctccagaccttaatcccatagaaaatctgtggaggaagctgaagggtcagctgacttggagaggatctgcaaagaggagtgggcccaaattccttgagatgtgagatgtgtgcaaacctggtggtcaactacaagaaatgtctgacgtctgtgattgccaacaagggttttgcaccaagtactaagtcatgttttgcaaaggggatcaaatacttatttcactcaataaaatgcaaatcaatgtagaacttttctgaaatgtgtttttctggatttttttgttattctgcctctcactgttcagataaacctaccatttaaaattacagactgatcattggGATGGGATGCTTGTTGGAGTTTCAGAAAAACTCAGACCAGCCCATCTGATACGAACAACATGATAGAGGATATTTTTAGccaatgaatgagtgaatgaatgaatgaatgcttgaataaataagtgtgtagataaaaataatacaggTTCGTTGGCATGACatatggacttttttttttttgggcagGGTCAGAAATGACCTTTTGGCACATAAGAAAATGAGAATGAACAGGGTAAACTTTAAGGACTAAATAATTTGCACTAGTGTTAgataatatgttttatttcattttcttcagCATTCAGCATGTAACACTTAAAGAGAAAAGCTGTGAAGCTTTGGCCTCTGTGCTCAGCTCTGAATACTCCAgactgagagaactggatctgtctGAGAGTAAACTAGGAGACTTAGGAGTGAAGTGTCTTTCTGCTggactggagaatcctcactgtaaactggagacactcaGGTAAGATCTCTGAAATCACAATAACTCTTGGTACAAGTTATTACAGCAAATTATCAGCTGCCAAACAATACTACATGCATACAAAATAcaagttatataataataatatataatagctatattatatttttataatatataatagagTATATATACTCCATTATACTTTGAAATTAGGGACGTTTGCAGAACAATACAGAAACAGTTACACAAAACATGACATACTCATAGCTTACTCTTTATATCAATTAATCTCAGTAACAATGTAATGTTTTGGCCAGtgtataatgatgataataataataataataataataatgatgatgatttagcATTACTTAGCATTTTAGTAGCAAATTAATGTTTCAGTGGGGtgacataaataatataaacatttgtaCGTAACAGTAAACTGTATGATACAAACCTCAGTGTAAATCATTTGGAAGGGATGTACAGTTAATCAGGGTAAACAGGTGAAATTAAATCCTTATGcattttacagatcatttaCTTAATTTTTAAAGTAATTATTATACCAAGATGAAGATCTATTGatgagtgtgttattattattattatctctacAGGTTGCGTGATTGTCGTGTCTCAAAtaaaggctgtgctgctctgactttagctctgagatcaaacccctcacacctgagagaactggatctgtcctgtaataatctaggagactcaggagtggagaGTCTCTCTGATCTACTGGAGAAaactcactgtaaactggagacactggggtaagatcatctctctgagagtcacatgacctgatcCTCACTAAGACACAGACTCCATGTTAAACTCTTGGTAAAATTACaagtttttgtgatgtaaaaaaatttgAATAGCTGCTGAAGCAGCTAGTGTGTTGGCTTAGAGACATTTTGTCTGACTGACAAGGCCATTTGTTGAATGGTGTGTGCATGAGGAGTCTAGCTACGCCACAGGCTGCTACTCACCcatgtaataataaatttttatataatcaTTTCACAAATGACTTGTCTGATGTCCCTTCTGAAACCATGCCCCACTGTTTATGGAGTGAACGTGGCTAACTCCAAATCCAAATTCAGTTGACCAGTAGATATTTTAGGTGAAGGCATGTTTCGAAAAACCACCCACATCCAATTTGCAAGTGGTTTGCAGCACTTCTGCTATTTTTCTTTTACGTAATTGCAATGTACAACTTATTCTGCACACTCTACTGAGTTTTATCTACTTTGCTGTGTATCTTTTGTTATTGCTCCACTGTTATGTTCTTATGTGTTCATAGGATTTGTGTTAATATGTTGATATTTGCAGAGCGTGGACATACAGAAGTCCTCAGAAGTCTCAATCAATAAATTCTGGTTCAGTAGATCACGGACTAGAAtccacatttcattttcattgatGATAATTTTACACTGAAATAATTTTTGAAGATATTTTGAaggttaaatatataaatatggtgatgaagagtgtgttattgtgtgtctgcaggttgtgtagttgttattTCTCAGTTGAAGGCTGtactgctctgacttcagctctgagatcaaacccctcacacctgagagaactggatctgtcaGGGAATAAACtcagagactcaggagtgaagagtctctctgctctactggagaatcctctCTGTAAACTGGAGAGACTGAGGTAAGATCATCAGTGCCACATCAAGGCATATTTCAAAAGAAGAGCTCAAAATACCAGCGAAACTGTCAGTCTTCTGGTTCAAATGTCGATCTGCTGTAGGTCTGAATTGTGGGcaaaaagtgcaaaacaaaataacatacgaaaacaaaaaaacaatctaaATACACGACAATTgagacaaaccggaaaaggtaggtataatTTGCCATTGGATTTCTTCcgctgattggatgagacatctgtcacttaGAATATACAGGAAGTTAGTTAttcttttgttttgcacttgttttgtttgtccaCCGTACTGAATGGACAGAATCATATATAAAACTAATTACTGCTAATGTCACAAACCCTGAACAGAATATTTAACCAGACACTAATGATAACAACACATGAATGTTGAAAGTCCTTAAATGCTTTACACTTAACAAAAAAATCTTAGTTAAGTCTCTGTCTGTTGATGACTTATCATTGTGTCTTATTTTTATAGTTTTGAATATTTCTTACTTGGTCCTTCTGATTTTTGCTGCCGCTATAATACGTGAATTTCCATTTGTGATTAATAGTGTGATCCATCTATAATGTACAGGTGATATTAAATCGTCATGTCACTCTGAATTAGAAAgcaaatttacacaaaaaaaaattaagaaaagatCTTTTAATgaagagtgtgttattgtgtgtctgcaggttgtgtggttgtgattactcagatgaaggctgtgctgctctgacttcagctctgagatcaaacccctcacacctgagagacctgGATCTGTCTGGgaataatctaggagactcaggagtgaagagtctctctgctctactggagaatcctctctgtaaactggagacactgaggtaagatcatctctctgagagtcacatgaaTCCTGAAACCTGATCCTTAGTCAGACACTTTCTCTAATATTGGGACTGAAGCACAGGATTTAGGTTCATTGTTCTTTAGAGGAGAGtgcattgtttaaataaatcacCAACTTGAAATAACAGAGAAAAATATGATTAAATGGCTTACATGTTCCAcacattataataattttagtTAGAGAGATAGTTAACATCTCATGGCTTCATTCCTCTCAATTTATTCTTTCTGTTGATTCTATTGATATATGCATCCTGTGGTGTTCCTGGGGTCTACAGCTGACTTCAGCTAGTTCACAGCCAGTGTTTCAGCCCTGGTTTTTGCATTGCTCAACCAACTCATGGTACTTTCTTTCATAAGCCTCTACAGTGCATTCTACCCCAGTGCACTCAGCTCCTAGATTGTCATCATATGGAATttaaggaatttccccctgggattaataaagtcctttgaatcttgaatgacCAAGTGTTTTGgagtttttttaaatgtcatcaTGGGGCACTTTTCCCCAATTATGCTCTTCCATTAAGAACACtactgttcagtgttttgtcTTATCGTGGAAACTTCACCAGATACTTTAGTAAGTTTGAAATATTTCTGCAGGACTTTTTTGAAACTGCTTGAACATAAAACCATAAacataaatgcattttattggGATTTTATGTGATAGACCAACAGAAAGTGGCACATAAttctaaacaatttttttttacaaataaaaatctaaaaagtgTGGCATGCATTTGTATTCAGCCACCTTTACTCTGATGCCCCTAACTAAAATCCAGTGGATCTAAGTATAAATACAGCTTTCCTGTGAAGCCCTCAGAGGTTTGTTAGAGAACATTAGTGAACAAACAGCGTCATGAAGCCCAAGGAATACACCAGATAGGTCAGGGATAAAGTTGTGGAAaagtttaaagcaaaaaaaatatatatttcccaAGCTTTGAACATCTCAGGGAGCATTGTTCAATCCATCATCCAAAAATGGAAAGACTATGGCACAACTGCAAACCTATGAAGACATGGACCATCTACCTTAACTTACAGGATGGGCAAGGAGAGCATTAATCAGAGAAGCAGCCCATGGTAGCTCTGCAGAGATCCACAGCTCAGGTGGGAGAATCTGTCCACTGGACAACTATTAGTCATGCACTTACTGCCATTGTTGAAAGTAACCCATAAGAAGTCCCATTTGCAGTTTGCGACAAGCCATGTGGGGGACACTACAAACATGGGAAGGAGGTGCTCTGATCTTATGAGACCAAAACTTTTTGGCCTAAATGCAAAACACTATGTGTGGTGGAAGTCTAACACTGTACATCACCATGAACACACCACCCCCACTTGCTGCACATGCTGCACTTTTCAGCtatttaatagtaaaaaatTCCTCTTCTCAGTTATGTGCCACTTTGTGTTGGTCGATCACATAAAATCCcaataaaatccaaaataaaatacatttatgtttttggttgtaacatgacaaaatataaatgttataagaagtcttttaaaaaaacattttgcataGATATGTTGTTGGAGAAAAGCTCCAAAAATGTGTTACTCAGTCCACAATAAGACAAATTACAAGTTCAGTGCTGTTGCTACTCTCCCTAAAACACCATCAAAACACATCATGAAACCATTAAATTAGGAGGTGATTTTCCACCTGGACATAGATGGCCTCCTTCACTCCTCTCTTAAACCATCTGTGTTCTCCTTTCAAGATGTGTACCTTATCCTCAAGTATGTGTCTCTGTCCCACAGATGCAGGTACTGTGCTTCTGTGTTGGTACATCCTCCTATTTAGTGGTTGTTTTGTCTCCCCGGTGTAGAGCTCTGAACACTCTTCACTGCACTGGACCACATAGAAGCTGGTGGGATGAGTAGTGAAACATTTCAATCTAACTAAAGAAGTCGGGTTGACATGACTAATCTCAGATTACTCAGAAGTTCCACAGACACATTCCACAGAGAGTAGTACTGTGATAGCAATGTTGTAAATGGATAGACACCACAGATGAAACTACTGCtctcaacaacacaacactgctgcACAACCTAAATTtacaaaacataacaaaataacaacgaaaaataaatgagaaacaTTAGACTTCACTAAGAAAGTaaagagtgtgttgtgtgtctgtaggttgGTGGACTGTGGCAtttcagatgaaggctgtgctgctctgacttcagctctgaaaCAAAACCCCTCACATCTGAGACAACTGCATCTAGTCTTGAATAAAATAGGAGACTCGGGAAAGAAGCTGCTCACAGCTCTTAAGGATGATGGACATCTCAAACTACAGGAACTGATGCGTAAGTGATGATCTTTTTAGataactaattaaaaaaatctgagaCTAACATATGgaactttttatttgttttaactaCTTGTAATAACCCAGCTGTCACTTAGAATTATAAACAGTAAATGATGTTTCCCTTAATATAATtacatgtaaaatattaaagtCCAGTTTGTGGagattaatttaaatgtttttctttagtGTTAGTTGAAGACTCCAGTATACCTTCCATGCTGGGTAAAAGATAGCACATTTATGCATAAGTGACGCTCTTggatgccaatcagcctgcaACACGTCTTTcaactggggaggaaaccagagtatccGGAGGAAACCCCAAATCACAGAGAGCTACTTGCTAACTTCACACACACGACAGAGGTGGTGTGAAGCAAACGTGCTATCCACTAGGCCATCATTCCCCCTGCATGTTTTTTAATAGCTAAGAATGCTAGcctttataatatatagtatcAGTTATTAATTTAACCTGGTATTATTTGGcagatttattgtttgtttctaCTCACAACACGGCTGATTGTCTGTAGGTCAGGAGTCTCACCATGTGGCAGAGTTGCCGATATTCGTCCAGGGACATTTGTCTGGGCCTGTGGCCTAGAAAATTGTTCCTGGAATGTCTGCCACATCTGCGGTCCATGACTGgcgtaaataaaataaaaaaagaacatagtCTGTCAATACAACTGCATATGTCCTCCCTAAAACAGATTAACAAGCGGAGAGAACACCATAACAATCCTTCAGTCTTAGACGACACTGATACGAATGTTCGAGAGAGCATaagataattttttaaaatttaaaactaATATAAACTTTTATATACTATAATGCAGAAAAATATATCGCAGCGTAGGGAATTAGGCCCTGACCTATGTGAATAAGAGGTAACTTACCCAGGTAGAAGGATGGAGGTAAGTCTCCCATgggaatgtaaaaaaaaaaaaaagcattcaacTTGATCCAAACTAAACTAAGTAGCAGAGCTATTAAGTTTaccacattatcacatcacttAGGCAATGAGTGAAAACTAAGTAAATAAGGATAGCAGCCTTCCCTTAAAGAATGGTGAAGACTTAGTATTCTAAGTAATTGCCAGGCAACCACCATGAGCAATACATGAAAAAACAAGTACACAAGTATATGGAACATTATAATTTAGggtaaaacataaataataaaaataaatgtgtaataaaaataaatgttttggttTAAATAAGTTTATAAATAAGGTATAATTAGTGAGGCCAAACAGTTCAGCAACTACTAATACGTGTTAAATTAAAACCCGTGACACATAGGCCGTATGAAGGCCACAGACAGCATGTCACATGAGTTTCAGCTATAGATGAAGGTTAAAGAAAgttggggttgttttttttgataTGGGGGGATTATTTAACTTCAAAACAATCCTAAAAATAGATGAAACCAGTAAGGTTGGGTAACTGGATTAGGATGTAAGAATgtatatatactgggggatttgtgCAGGGGGCCACACTTGACCGCATTGAGCATGAATCTATGTGCCAATTTCTGTGAAATTTTTTCAATAAAGCctgctgcttcttctcatccaagcctagagcaattctttatttctttattgctTCTATATTTTTGATCTAAAATATCTGATTTTTGACAATATTGGTAATTGAAAAAAAAGACTCCAGAACCACCCTGAAGTGTCCACTCAGAGAgggactctgagttccgacaatgGGTGTCTTTTATGTCCTCCTCTTTCAGGCCTGCTGCAACATGTTCCAGCTTTTAGCTTGTGACTGGAAGAATTCCTACATGCCTTGTTTGGGTGTACTTTTCCAGATATGTATTTAATCCTGTatgtaaaaatgttaaaattatgAGTATAAAGGCAGATGTGAGAGACTAGTCAGTGGTTACAGAAGATGTTTGGTTGAAGTAATGGCAGCAAAATGAGGTGCCGCAAGCTACTAAATAAAGGGGTTCAAATACTTGTGCAAAAATCAAATTTTCAGTTTGTAATGAtgtaaataatgcaaaaatatctcatatataatattttatttatttcttcagtgttgtcacatgaaaagatataataaaatattaaaatatatatgtagagcaacaattctttttttcagatcctcagagagtactttgccatgaggtgccatgttgaacttccagtgaccagtatgagagagtgtgagagcgataacaccaaatttaacacacctgctccccattcacacctgagaccttgtaacactaactagtcacatgacaccggggagggtaaatggctaattgggcgcaatttggacatttccacttaggggtgtagtcacttttgttgccaacggtttagacattaatgtgtgttgagttattttgaggggacagtaaatttacactgttatacaggctggacgctcactactgtacattggagcagaggggcattacttcagtgttgtcacatgaaaagatataataaaatatttacaaaaatctgaggggtgtactcacttttgtgagatactgtacgtAAGCTTACTTCACATCCAGTACAGTAGGTGGCGATAATGCTCCTAAGAAGAGaaggaggatgaagaagaagcagaagctGTAGCTGTCCACCATTAAGTTTGCCTCCGTTCAGGAAGAGTAAAGTTCGTAACGCGGAGCAGAATCGCAGGGAATcagtctcattctctctcacagtAAAGTGTATCATTTCACTGTAATTACTGCTTTATAACCAATAATCAGTTGTGAGCTTCGCTTCGCATTTTATATTCCCGCATTTATTTCCGGGTATCTAGAAGAGCTGCCATAAAAATACTACAGTAACTGTTACTTTCGGTTTTGTGAGACTTCGCTGAAGGCAGTGAGCGTTTTCTATGTCTTATTCTATCCAGGATTATTATATCTGAAAAATAACTTTAAAGATCATGTTTTCACATTCATTCTCTAAACCAGCCGTTTCTGGAGAATTCTGGACATGTTTATTAGATTTAATATGAATTCAGGCGCGGTGATGGGCACGTGCAATGATCTTCTACTTCCGTTTTCTAGAAATAaccaaaaacatatttttagcCATAAAATAACCAGCGAGTTGCCTCTTATTTTTAcgcatttcatttttatattttttttatttttgacgcCTTATCACGCCTTCCTGCTCTGATCCAGGTGATCCCATATCCTTGGGCGAACGGAATGTGACATTATAAATGTTCTGTCACCTCAATCCTTAACCCACACTGAACATTATTAAAATCCAGTTTTATAATTCACAAATACTAATACAAGCCttgaacatttcattttatatcatcagcaaaatataatgaaaaaatactgaaaaaataaaagtaatattcCTTGCAGCCTTTATATTCCTACAGAAGCCCTGAACCACAAGGCaggaataaatacatttttcaatTGTATGTCATTCAAAATACCCCTCAGTCCATCAATAAGACTAATTTAATGAATATTCaccattatttaatataattaatataatataatgtaatataatataatataatataatataatataatataatataatgtaatataataatataattattatatatgttgTTACTCATATAGTCATTAAAGTTGGGATgctgtgtaaaatgtaaataaaaacagaatgcaAAACTCATAAACCTATATTTTACTCACAGTAgaacattaaaaagaaatcaaatgtTTGAAGAAATGTACCATTTTAAGGAAAATAGGTTGTAGattggaaaaaaattataacattACGGTAGATTATAAAAATGCCAGCATGACAAATTCCGACATTTATGGttagattatttatttgaataattaCTACAATAATCAGTTTCTATAAGTACTTAGTACATAACAATGTAGTTTCAAGCATTGCTTATAATAGCCTATTAA encodes the following:
- the LOC131362397 gene encoding NACHT, LRR and PYD domains-containing protein 3-like isoform X1 → MESIDLDTDIMTPPSKKCKLQGKRSDSSALSFISMKSDKSMDPPWNYKNKKDFSLSLLYSKLQGKSSDSSAPSCISMKSDRSMDPPWNFKHEDSSLVHSKLHIKRSDSSAPSCISMKSDRSMDPPWNFKHEDSSLVHSKLQGQRSDSPAPSCISMKSDRSMVPPWNFKGADSSPVHSSLQKPDDKREKNIITDTGHEPQSADVNEFQKKFKLNLKKKFQCLNGEMINLGTQRLLNEIYTELYITEGDSGDVNNEHEVRQIEAASRRTTTREETPIKCNDIFKPLSEQDKPIRTVLTKTSSEQDKPIRTVLTKTSSEQDKPIRTVLTKISSEQDKPIRTVLTKGVAGIGKTVSVQKFILDWSEGKTNQDVHLIFPLPFRELNLMKDQKLSLMELLHVFFKETKETEMSKLKKVLFIFDGLDECRFPLDFQNTVRVCDVTESASVQELLINLIKGNLLPSALIWITSRPAAADQIPSECVHRVTEIRGFNDPQKEEYFRKRIRDQSLANNIITHLKSLRSLYIMCHIPVFCWISATVLERMLGEAETGEIPKTLTEMYTHFLIIQTNIIRGKYSQKQESDEEMLLKLGQLAFQQLKKGNLIFYEEDLRECGIDVREAAVYSGVCTQIFREEFGLHQSKVYCFVHLTIQEHLAALYVHQTFMKKKINVLKHSQVFNTISDVQKSAVDQALETKTGHLDLFLRFLLGLSLESNQKLLHALSQRGSSFDSKEETVHYIKQIIRRNPPEEKSINLFHCLNELGDNSLVEEIQRYLKSGKQRKLSSSQWSALVFVLLTSEQDLEEFDLNKYSTERITDLVLLKVKPVIAASRKSVIQHVTLKEKSCEALASVLSSEYSRLRELDLSESKLGDLGVKCLSAGLENPHCKLETLRLRDCRVSNKGCAALTLALRSNPSHLRELDLSCNNLGDSGVESLSDLLEKTHCKLETLGLCSCYFSVEGCTALTSALRSNPSHLRELDLSGNKLRDSGVKSLSALLENPLCKLERLRLCGCDYSDEGCAALTSALRSNPSHLRDLDLSGNNLGDSGVKSLSALLENPLCKLETLRLVDCGISDEGCAALTSALKQNPSHLRQLHLVLNKIGDSGKKLLTALKDDGHLKLQELMLLVEDSSIPSMLGKR
- the LOC131362397 gene encoding NACHT, LRR and PYD domains-containing protein 3-like isoform X8, translating into MESIDLDTDIMTPPSKKCKLQGKRSDSSALSFISMKSDKSMDPPWNYKNKKDFSLSLLYSKLQGKSSDSSAPSCISMKSDRSMDPPWNFKHEDSSLVHSKLHIKRSDSSAPSCISMKSDRSMDPPWNFKHEDSSLVHSKLQGQRSDSPAPSCISMKSDRSMVPPWNFKGADSSPVHSSLQKPDDKREKNIITDTGHEPQSADVNEFQKKFKLNLKKKFQCLNGEMINLGTQRLLNEIYTELYITEGDSGDVNNEHEVRQIEAASRRTTTREETPIKCNDIFKPLSEQDKPIRTVLTKTSSEQDKPIRTVLTKTSSEQDKPIRTVLTKISSEQDKPIRTVLTKGVAGIGKTVSVQKFILDWSEGKTNQDVHLIFPLPFRELNLMKDQKLSLMELLHVFFKETKETEMSKLKKVLFIFDGLDECRFPLDFQNTVRVCDVTESASVQELLINLIKGNLLPSALIWITSRPAAADQIPSECVHRVTEIRGFNDPQKEEYFRKRIRDQSLANNIITHLKSLRSLYIMCHIPVFCWISATVLERMLGEAETGEIPKTLTEMYTHFLIIQTNIIRGKYSQKQESDEEMLLKLGQLAFQQLKKGNLIFYEEDLRECGIDVREAAVYSGVCTQIFREEFGLHQSKVYCFVHLTIQEHLAALYVHQTFMKKKINVLKHSQVFNTISDVQKSAVDQALETKTGHLDLFLRFLLGLSLESNQKLLHALSQRGSSFDSKEETVHYIKQIIRRNPPEEKSINLFHCLNELGDNSLVEEIQRYLKSGKQRKLSSSQWSALVFVLLTSEQDLEEFDLNKYSTERITDLVLLKVKPVIAASRKSVIQHVTLKEKSCEALASVLSSEYSRLRELDLSESKLGDLGVKCLSAGLENPHCKLETLRLRDCRVSNKGCAALTLALRSNPSHLRELDLSCNNLGDSGVESLSDLLEKTHCKLETLG